Below is a window of Perca fluviatilis chromosome 14, GENO_Pfluv_1.0, whole genome shotgun sequence DNA.
CCTCCCAGTCGTCCTCCGTGCTGCAGCCCACCGACAGAGAGTCCGCCATGGCAATGGTCGCCAGGTAACCCTCCGACGGCCCCAGCGGGACGTACGCGCTGGCGTGAACGAGCGGTTTGCGAGGGCCCCGGTAACTGCGGCAGGGGTGGTTGTTGTCGCCGTGGACGACGGCCGTCGTCTTGGAGATGAGGTCGTAAGGCGTCGGCGAGGCGGGGGCGCTGCCGGGCTTCATGGTCGCCATGGGGACATCCGAAACGTCGGAGTTGGACACCAGTTTCatctgagaggagagagagactcgAGTTACTACAACACACGTTACTATAGCTACTAGAGGGGGGGTTTGGAAGCCAGGAGTTGGCATTTTGGCTGTCACCATTTTGGTGTTTATTTTAGTGTGACCATATTTGGGCAAAAGGGGCGGAGCTGGAGAGGATGACGCGGTTAAGCCAGCGTCTGTATGGTTTCCATGGCGCTAAGCTAATCTTAACGCTAACGAGGGAaattttcagcccttctgacgagagtcatagtatagtatgtctaaaaaaagagataaaaagttatagtatattatactatgactatagtatacacacaccatgtgtgtctgtgtgtgtgtgtgtgtgtgtgcgtgtctgtctgtctgtctgtgtgtgtctgtctggctgtgtgtctgtctgtctatgtgtctgtctgtctgtctgtctgtctgtctgtctatgtgtctgtctatgtgtgtgtgtgtgtgtgtgtgtgtgtgtctgtctgtctgtctggctgtgtgtctgtctgtctatgtgtctgtctgtctgtgtgtgtgtgtgtgtgtgtgtgtgtgtgtctatctgtgtgtgtgtctctgtgtgtatgtgattgtgtgtgtgtgtgtgtctgtctgtctatgtgtctgtctatgtgtgtgtgtgtgtgtgtgtgtgtgtctgtctgtctgtctggctgtgtgtctgtctgtctatgtgtctgtctgtctgtctgtgtgtgtgtgtgtgtgtgtctgtctgtgtgtctatgtgtctgtctctgtgtgtctgtgtgtgtgtctctgtgtgtgtgtgtctgtgtgtgtgtctctgtgtgtgtgtgtctatgtgtctgtctctgtgtgtgtgtgtgtgtgtctgtgtgtctgtctctgtgtgtgcctgtgtgtgtgtctgtgtgtgtgtgtgtctgtgtgtgtgtctctgtgtgtgtgtgtctatgtgtctgtctctgtgtgtgtgtgtgtgtgtctgtgtgtgtgtgtgtgtgtgtgtgtgtgtgtctctgtgtgtgtgtgtgtgtgtgtgtgtctctgtgtgtgtgtgtgtgtgtgtgtgtgtgtgtctctgtgtgtgtgtgtcatactaTTGGTGTGTTGTTGAGTGGGGGGTCCACCAGCAGCACCATTTTGGTCGAGCTGTCTCCCTGCTCGTTCTTGAGGgctgatgggaaaaaaaaacaaaaacttcatATTAAAAAGTTTcaaagagaaatattgtacgtGGCTCTCAGCTTGGAATTTAAAGGCCTTCATTACCCAGAAACCCTTTCTGCCATCAGTAAATCAATTTATCCCAAAAAAGGACATGACTTGATTGAGtgattgataaaaaaaacaaacaaaaaaaaacaaaacagtctaCGTACCGAAACCAGGCGCCACCATCCCTGTTCTGCTGTTGTTAGCATTAGCCACGTTAGCAGCAGCAGGACTCTCCAGAGGACCGGGGCCTCGGCCCGGCCCTTGGCCATGCAGTGCGTCTCCGTTGGCGGGCCGACGCTGCTCCGGCGCCCCCTGCTGGCTCACCTGGAGCTCCTCGCGGTTCGGCGAAGACTGAAATCCCATTGAGGAGGGTGGGTACTGGGGGTACAGGTGCCCCTGGGCTTGACCCGGGTGGTAGCCCTGAGACAAGGGTGGCGAGGCCAGATATGATGGATTTTGGCTGTGATATCCAACCGAATAGTTGGGGTTTCTGGGAGGGGGCATCTGGTGCTGTTGCCAGGACATCCTGTGAGGTGGAGGCTGATTGACAGGGTACCCGGCCTGATTAAAGGAGGGGTCACTGGGGTGTTGGGGGGGCTCAGCGGGCTGGGCCTGGTGGTCGTACTGAGGAGGCATTGACGCGGAAGTCGGAGGGTACTGGGGGTACTCGTCCTGGTGCCTGGAGGGAGGGTACtgggggggaggggacggggAGCGGGAGGGGAGCTTGGGGTGTAAGGTGTGGGCCTGCTGCAGGGGGAGGAGGTATATGTAAGGGGGGAACATGGGCATGGAGTAAGCctggagagaagagaagaagcagGGATCAATGTCAAAACACGTACCATCGTCCGGACCAGCTGCCACACAaccagttaaaggtcccattacatgctgctctttggatgcttttatatagaccttagtggtcctctaatactgtatctgaagtctcttttatatagaccttagtggtcccctaatactgtatctgaagtctcttttatatagaccttagtggtcctctaatactgtatctgaagtctcttttatatagaccttagtggtcctctaatactgtatctgaagtctcttttatataggccttagtggtcccctaatactgtatctgaagtctcttttatatagaccttggtggtcccctaatactgtatctgaagtctcttttatatagaccttagtggtcctctaatactgtatctgaagtctcttttatatagaccttagtcgtCCTCTaatcctgtatctgaagtctcttttatatagaccttagtggtcccctaatactgtatctgaagtctcttttatatagacctaagtggtcccctaatactgtatctgaagtctcttttatatagaccttagtggtcccctaatactgtatctgaagtctcttttatatagaccttagtggtcccctaatactgtatctgaagtctcttttatatagaccttagtggtcccctaatcctgtatctgaagtctcttttatatagaccttagtggtccctaatactgtatctgaagtctcttttatatagaccttagtggtcctctaatactgatATCCAGGGCTCgttttacacctatcaccatttctagccactgggggaccataggcaggctgggggaactcattaatgttaaaaaaactcataaaaggGAGATTtccattataataataataataataagttatgAACACTTGACAATCTGTTAACATATCCGAAAAGGAGTGGGAAGAAGTATACACATTTTTGTGTACACACTTCAGCGATTGTGAAATCTACCCGCTTACATATAATCAGTTCCAAATTTACATCAATTATTTACAAAGCCAGGAAACAGTCTGGCacatagttttagttttttaagatttttggggcattttgggggcagacacagagagagagagacacagagagagagagagagagacagacagagagagacagagagagagagagacacagagagagagagagagagagagagagagagagagagagagagagagagagagagagagacagagagagagagacagagagagagagacacagagagagacagagagagagagacagagagagggagagagagacagagagagagagagacacagagagagagagacagagagagggagagagagagagaggagagagagatagacacacagagagagagagagacagagagacagagacacagagagagagagacagagagagagagagacacagagagagagagacagagagagggagagagagatagacacacagagagagagagagagacagagagacagagacacagagagagagagacagagagagagagagtagagagaagaaagagtagagagagaaagagagagagagacagaagagagagacagagagagagaagagagagtagagagagagagagagagacagagacggaggaagagggagagggagagagagagagagagagagagaagagagagagagtagagagacagagaggagagagacagacaagagagagacagagggagagagagacagacagagacggaggaagagggagagggagggagagacagagagagagaagagagagagagtagagagacagagaggagagagacagacaagagagagacagagggagagagagacagacagagacggaggaagagggagagggagggagagagacagacagagggagagagagacagacagagggagagagagggagggagagagagacagagagcgagtaatcctctgtatatgggcgcctgctctaccaggagAGCTACCCAGGCGCACGCAAAGTGTAAACGTTTCCTCGTTTCCCGCCTTTTCTTTCCCACACATTTTCATGGACAGTTTTTAAAACTTCTCCATTATACTTTTCTGGGACCCCTAATAAAATGTCCAAGACCGTTCAGGACCTTAAAACACGAAcgaacacacatacatgtatagTATACTGATAAACCGCAACCTTTTTCAGTCTTAAAATGTCCAAATTTAGGGGAATCCTTAATCAAAAATGTGCATTATGTTCacaaatttaaatgatttataaaaaatttaataacaataacttctaacaataacttatttcaccagtaaattcctgttaaaccacaacaacaaccgctggatgggaaaagggtattttacaacaactttgaatgcagcaagGCTGGCGAGGTGAATTTCAGCAACATCGGTGTTGTTTTtaagacaacggcagctacagactgtTGTTACAGTCCTCTCcggtgaaatacagacacactttacactggttagctgtcagcattttaaccggaTTTACTCCATCCAGCTGCAAGGTAAGGCtaggctaacgctacctgctgtcgagtgtagtgttatataacggtaggctaacgttacctgctgtcgagtgtagtgttaactagccaacggtaggctaacgttacctgctgtcgagcgtagtgttaactagctaacggtaggctgaCGTCACCTGCTGTCGagcgtagtgttaactagctaacggtaggctgacgttacctgctgtcgagtgtagtgttaactagctaacggtaggctgacgttacctgctgtcgagtgtagtgttaactagctaacggtaggctgacgtcacctgctgtcgagtgtagtgttaactagctaacggtaggctgacgctacctgctgtcgagtgtagtgttaactagctaacggtaggctgacgctacctgctgtcgagtgtagcgttaactagccaacggtaggctaacgctacctgctgtcgagtgtagcgttaactagctaacggtaggctaacgttacctgctgtcgagtgtagtgttaactagctaacggtaggctaacgttacctgctgtcgagtatagtgttaactagctaacggtaggctaacgttacctgctgtcgagtgtagtgttaactagccaACGGTAGGCtgacgttacctgctgtcgagtgtagtgttaactagctaacggtaggctgacgttacctgctgtcgagtgtagtgttaaccagctaacggtaggctgacgttacctgctgtcgagtgtagtgttaactagctatcGGTAGGCTGACGtcacctgctgtcgagtgtagtgttaactagctaacggtaggctaacgtcacctgctgtcgagtgtagtgttaactagctaacggtaggctgacgttacctgctgtcgagtgtagtgttaaccagctaacggtaggctgacgttacctgctgtcgagtgtagtgttaactagctaacggtaggctgacgttacctgctgtcgagtgtagtgttaactagctaacggtaggctaacgttacctgctgtcgagtgtagagttaactagctaacggtaggctaacgttacctgctgtcgagtgtagagttaactagctaacggtaggctaacgttacctgctgtcgagtgtagtgtagCACCAGGTCTCGGAgcccaaataaaaactcttcggatctacacgattcacgtggatgacattttcccattcagaacggcgattttcgccgaaaagcgacaagtttgcaggtatgaaatATCTATTTTGGTTATCAGCCTCTAAAATGCAGCATCAGTCGGGCTGTAAGCTAAACAGCTGATGCCCTGAACCATCTGTGTTTTGGGGTTTCTTCCCCTAAAGCTTTTATCTGGACGTGTTTGTGGACTCTTGTCCTCTTTGTGGACGGTGCAGTTCTTCGGTCTTACCTTGACGCCCAAGTTGAAGAAAAACTTCAAGATGTTGAGATCTGCAGAGAAAGACAAAATCAAGCATCTCAGCTTCTGGGAAACTGTGACGGGCATTTTATAGAAACTAAACCACCAATCAACTAAATCCTCATCagatttattataataaaacaatGGCTTATGGGCTTTATTATTATATCTCACCATTTTTGTccaagttaaagtgatggttcggagtaattcaccctagggtcctttgcaccatgacctcgagccaaacacccccccagaagcttttttcgcctgggtctaacattgggagagttagcgtagagtagcgttatcagctgaatagcttagcacagaggctaatggatccacgtttgtatcttgtaagttaccccactaataatgcccgaaatgataccaaacgtctacaagtagtacaaataggttatgctctcataaaacgatggattggaaagtttgtaagtacaccaagtccgttagcccctgcgctaagctattcagcagctaacgctactctacgctaactctcccagtgttagacccaggtgaaaaaagcttctgggggggtgtttggctcgaggtcatggtgcaaaggaccctagggtgaattactccgaaccatcactttaagtcttTTTCCCACCGaagaccattcaagtccagctacatgttgaatttgttcaatgccgatttgtctggtggtggcgaggaccctaaactatacacaacatggccgctgttacaacatctggtacgaaacatccgaaagaatacgagttgtgcacgaaggaatctgcagacagcagccagaatgcagcaacttcaggtacggcaaaggaaggacagtcactgcctcaaacttgtgttaaccagactGTTCCAGCTGTTCTCTCGGTAAatgagtctccctacagtgggagcaGAGTGACCGAACAGCCGGctgctgcttgttgttgttagctagcgctagctttCTAAATttcacccccccgccccccccaacatgccttcatcatattTTGATGACACCTGACAGTGCTTGTCCTACTATGACATagagctgtgcaattaatcgaaatgtaatcgtgatcatgattttggctcccaacgatcacaaaaacagaataatcgagaaaaactattatttagctcattacgtttagcgaagtaaactcttattttctctttgtgttctgaatgaatatataaagtttaaataggaaaagtattaaggcaaattttttatttattttttactgttgatttattgaaCTTTTTCGTTGAACGTTTTTttagttcaataattgcaacatctttccagaagttaacgagtaatcgtgtcaaattatcgtgatttctagggctgctccctcttagtcgattagtcgactaatcagtggttttggtctcaacttagatttcttaaGATCTctttagtcatgtctgatgcttttttcatgctgaacgacttatttccaagaaacgtacgagctcatctctgctaaacacaagaattaaagtggcgcttttgcggagaaactcagatttacagatctgtcgattaaataaactaatcgattagtcgatacagttgaatgagtgttaaGTCGACAAAGAATTTCTtcaaatcgagcacagccctactgaTTTTGTCCAGCTCACCTGGCGGCAGGTCCTCCCCTGATTTGCTGGAGGACAAGGCCGGAGTGGGAGCAACTTCGCCCTTCTCCCCCTGGGGGAACCCGGGGTACAGGGGGTCCTGGTAGAGCTGGGACAGCTGCTGCAGAGGGACAGCCCCGGGGATGGACGGGTGGTGGTGTGGGGGAGGAGCAGACTGCAGCTgggggtgaggaggaggaggagggtgaggaGGAGACTCGGGGTGAGGCTGAGCCGGAGGGAGAGGGGCCTCCGTTTGATTCTGAGTGACGCGGGAGGAgaggggatggagagagggatgggaggtggagagagagagggagggatgtggGACTTGGGAGGGGTGAGGAGGCGTCTGGGCGTGGAGGTGAGGATGGGTGACAGGCGGCTGCAGAGAGGCCGGGACAGGGACTGAGGTCTGGGAGGGGAGGGGGTAGGAAGCTGCTGGAGCAGGGTGAGAGGACAGGACCTGGGCCACCTCGGACTGGGACTGGGAGGGGTACTGGGCCTGGGAGGGGTACTGGGAATGGGACTGGGAGGGGTACTGAGACTGGGAGGGGTACTGGGACTGGAGGTGGGAGACAGAGgcctgagggagggagggagggacgaCAGACGGCTGGGTCTGTGGCAGAGAGGCTACTTCAGAGTGGGACTGGTGCTGGAGCTGTTGAAGACAGGAGTGGGCCTCCTTCTGCATCTGAGGCGTCAGGGTCTGGGTGTTTTGCAACACAGAAggctggttctggttctggttctgggaCACGAAGACGGAGACGGGGCTCTGGGTTTGGGGCAGAGACACGTGAGGGTGAATCTGCGACAGGGACGCCTGGCTCTGGAAGGTCTGAGATGCCGTCAGAGTGGCTCCAGGATTTGGCAAAGAaactggggagagagagagagagagagagagatggagaggaagagagagtgagggagagagagagagtgagggagagagagatggagaggaagagggagtgagggggagagagagagggagagagagatggagaggaagagagagtgagggggagagagagagggagagagagtgagggagagagagagagagtgagggagagagagagtgagggagagatggagaggaagagagagtgagggggagagagagagagagtgtgagagagagacagaccgagagagtgagacagcaagagagaaccagagagagagagagagagagagaggagaggagagagggagtaaCAGCAACAgaagagaagaaataaaaaaaaaaaaaaaaaaacaaacagagagacaggagagagagagagagagagagagagagaagacaaagaGTCAGACCAGGGCTGCGTCCCACATCTCATAAGCTCCACTACATACTCAACATGTAAACTACCATTCAGTGTACTTGTGTGTAAATCAACAGTAGTGTGGATCTCTTCGTTCGCACTACGCTGTAATTTTCTTTACGTCCCATCCTGAGAGCCTCCTTGCCCTTTGGAGACGCGTGACCTCTTTCAAAGTTTagagattgttgttcacatcagtcactaaaacaaacatgggaaaataggctCCAGGTTGGAACAATAACAAAGTTAACCCTTAAAACGGATAcaccactgtttgttgaaatagttcttatcacggtctcctctagctgtagataggtggggtctcctctagctgtagataggtggggtctcccctagctgtagataggtggggtctcccctagctgtagataggtggggtctcctctagctgtagataggtggggtctcctctagctgtagataggtggggtctcctctagctgtagataggtggggtctcctctagctgtagataggtggggtctccctctagctgtagataggtggggggTCTCCTCGGGGGTCTCCGCtgtgtagataggtgaggtctcctctactgtagataggtggggtctcgcCTAGTATGAgtgggggtctcctctagctgtagataggtggggtctcctagctgtagataggtggggtctccctagctgtagataggtggggtctcctctagctgtagataggtggggtctcccctagctgtagataggtggggtctcctctagctgtagataggtgaggtctcctctagctgtagataggtggggtctcctctagctgtagataggtggggtctcccctagctgtagataggtggggtctcctagctgtagataggtggggtctcctctagctgtagataggtggggtctcctctggctgtagataggtggggtctcctctagctgtagataggtggggtctccctagctgtagataggtggggtctccgctggctgtagataggtgagggccctctagctgtagataggtggggtctcctctagctgtagataggtggggtctcccctagctgtagataggtggggtctcctctagctgtagatagtaGGGGTCTCCCTAgcagctgtagataggtggggtctcctctagctgtagataggtggggtctccctctagctgtagataggtggggtctcccctagctgtagataggtggggtctccctagctgCAGATAGGTGGGCCACGATTTTTGTGcgtgcatcgttttagtccggtgcaacaccggcagcgccgccgctagttagcttagcatagtgaatggaatcctatgttgccggttagcgtgttgtgagtaaaagtgagccaacaaaagacaaagaaaacaacctaattacttgcactgagacaaaaaatgcgttggcccacctatctacagccaggggagaacgtgataagacctatttcaacaaatggtggcgtagccctttaagtacagtacaggccaaaagtttggacacaccttctcattcaatgtgtttctttattttcatgactatttacattgtagattctcactgaaggcatcaaaactatgaatgaacacatatggaattatgtacttaacaaaaaagtgtgaaatgaactgaacagatgacctggcctccacagtcaccggacctgaacccaatcgagatggtttggggtgagctggaccgcagagtgaaggcgaaagggccaacaagtgctaagcatctctgggaactccttcaagacggttggaaaaccatttcaggtgactacctcttgaagctcatcaagagaatgccaagagagtgcaaagcagtaatcagagcaaagggtggctactttgaagaaactagaatataagacatgctttcagttatttcacacttttttgttaagtacataattccatatgtgttcattcatagttttgatgccttcagtgagaatctacaatgtaaatagtcatgaaaataaagaaacacattgaatgagaaggtgtgtccaaacttttggcctgtactgtacgctCAAAACTAGTTTGTAGGACCTCTCCTGTGGGACATTCGTGGCGTTACGCTCAGCTGTAGTAACGAACGCTGACAGAAACAGGCGTGTGAAGTGTGACTGAACGAACGGACGACTTACTCTGCGCCGAAGCCGGTGGAGCCGCCGCGTGAACCTGAGCGGTGTGATGGGTAAGAGAAgacgaggagaaggagggaggactgggggagagggggagagaggaggaggaggga
It encodes the following:
- the LOC120572572 gene encoding extensin-like; the protein is MIHAVEEQAGAKATRSSVSSIESAFGVTEEERLAKEEEERNVALVEIQLRDERSFPALGMQSDGGRRKGADKRRSQRNKTKSPVEDVRAASPSAGERPKSSTPPPLASSSSSSTAAASSSSAAAPSTNTTPLTKPALPAAKPPAAQSAKPDASTPSWLSSIKASTTPTASAAAAAAVASSSTSSLPVPRAAAAPKPNAPSDAVTQLSLPAAPSAKAPSVPSSATLFSFLTPALPSASSPPTPHAPPSSSSLSSPPPPPPPPPLESSTSPPPPSPPSSSSSSSAPPPTFIAPIAPSPSAATAHGFLPPSSSSLPLSPSPPSFSSSSLTHHTAQVHAAAPPASAQISLPNPGATLTASQTFQSQASLSQIHPHVSLPQTQSPVSVFVSQNQNQNQPSVLQNTQTLTPQMQKEAHSCLQQLQHQSHSEVASLPQTQPSVVPPSLPQASVSHLQSQYPSQSQYPSQSHSQYPSQAQYPSQSQSEVAQVLSSHPAPAASYPLPSQTSVPVPASLQPPVTHPHLHAQTPPHPSQVPHPSLSLSTSHPSLHPLSSRVTQNQTEAPLPPAQPHPESPPHPPPPPHPQLQSAPPPHHHPSIPGAVPLQQLSQLYQDPLYPGFPQGEKGEVAPTPALSSSKSGEDLPPDLNILKFFFNLGVKAYSMPMFPPYIYLLPLQQAHTLHPKLPSRSPSPPPQYPPSRHQDEYPQYPPTSASMPPQYDHQAQPAEPPQHPSDPSFNQAGYPVNQPPPHRMSWQQHQMPPPRNPNYSVGYHSQNPSYLASPPLSQGYHPGQAQGHLYPQYPPSSMGFQSSPNREELQVSQQGAPEQRRPANGDALHGQGPGRGPGPLESPAAANVANANNSRTGMVAPGFALKNEQGDSSTKMVLLVDPPLNNTPIMKLVSNSDVSDVPMATMKPGSAPASPTPYDLISKTTAVVHGDNNHPCRSYRGPRKPLVHASAYVPLGPSEGYLATIAMADSLSVGCSTEDDWEESPAFRQPTFNPRGQRKVYRGGGGRGRGGHDSLRGAHRRRQGGEAGAGLNYVQFNSSHRGRGRERGY